One Bifidobacterium angulatum DSM 20098 = JCM 7096 DNA window includes the following coding sequences:
- a CDS encoding replication-associated recombination protein A — translation MSEQDLFGASEAPEDMTRPLAVRMRPHTLDEVVGQSHVLGQGSPLRRLANPASKGSLTAPSSIILFGPPGVGKTTLATIVAKQSGREFEELSAVTSGVKDVRDVLDRAHERLVSQGKETVLFIDEVHRFSKSQQDALLPAVENRDVTFIGATTENPSFSVIKPLLSRSVVVKLESLEPDQLKELIVRALESPKGLQGEVKANDDAIDEIVRMAGGDARKSLTILEAAAGAVTGDKARRKGARKPIITPDVVSTVMDTATVRYDKDGDDHYDVISAFIKSMRGSDPDAAIHYLARMIRAGEDPRFIARRIMIAAAEEVGMAAPQILQVTVAAAQAVALVGMPEARIILAEATLAVATAPKSNASYNAINEALADVDAGHIGAVPLHLRNAPTKLMKEWGNHEGYRYAHDWPGAVAPQQYMPDELKGREYYHPNDRGYEHEVSARLAKIRPILHSEDPHD, via the coding sequence ATGAGCGAGCAGGATTTGTTCGGCGCTTCCGAGGCGCCCGAAGACATGACAAGGCCGTTGGCGGTGCGTATGCGCCCGCACACCCTCGACGAGGTGGTGGGGCAGAGCCATGTGCTCGGGCAGGGGTCGCCGTTGCGTCGTCTTGCCAATCCCGCTTCCAAAGGCTCGCTTACCGCTCCCAGCTCCATCATCCTGTTCGGCCCTCCCGGTGTGGGCAAAACCACGCTCGCCACCATTGTGGCCAAGCAATCGGGGCGTGAATTCGAAGAGCTTTCCGCCGTGACATCAGGCGTCAAGGATGTGCGCGACGTGCTGGATCGCGCCCACGAACGACTGGTGTCGCAAGGCAAGGAGACGGTGCTGTTCATCGACGAAGTGCACCGCTTCTCCAAATCCCAGCAGGATGCGCTGCTGCCGGCCGTGGAGAACCGTGACGTCACCTTCATCGGCGCGACCACCGAAAACCCCAGTTTTTCCGTCATCAAACCGCTGCTGTCGCGTTCCGTGGTAGTCAAACTCGAATCGTTGGAACCCGATCAGCTTAAGGAACTCATCGTTCGTGCGTTGGAAAGCCCGAAGGGCCTACAGGGCGAAGTCAAGGCGAACGATGACGCCATCGACGAAATCGTGCGCATGGCGGGTGGCGATGCGCGCAAAAGCCTGACGATTCTCGAAGCGGCCGCAGGCGCGGTGACAGGGGACAAAGCGCGCAGGAAAGGCGCGCGCAAGCCCATCATCACACCGGATGTCGTGTCAACCGTCATGGACACGGCCACCGTGCGCTACGACAAGGATGGCGACGACCATTACGATGTGATATCCGCGTTCATCAAGTCCATGCGCGGCTCCGACCCGGATGCGGCCATACATTATCTGGCGCGTATGATTCGCGCGGGCGAGGATCCGCGTTTCATCGCCCGTCGCATCATGATCGCCGCCGCCGAAGAAGTGGGCATGGCCGCGCCGCAGATTCTGCAGGTCACTGTGGCCGCAGCGCAGGCCGTGGCGTTGGTCGGCATGCCGGAAGCGCGGATCATTCTTGCCGAGGCGACCCTTGCGGTGGCCACGGCTCCCAAGTCGAACGCCAGCTATAATGCCATCAACGAGGCGCTGGCCGATGTGGACGCGGGGCATATCGGCGCCGTGCCGTTGCATTTGCGCAACGCCCCCACCAAGCTCATGAAGGAATGGGGCAACCACGAAGGCTACCGTTATGCACATGACTGGCCTGGCGCGGTGGCTCCCCAACAGTACATGCCTGACGAACTCAAGGGGCGCGAATACTATCATCCCAACGACCGCGGTTACGAGCATGAGGTAAGTGCCCGCCTCGCCAAGATCCGGCCGATTCTGCACAGCGAGGACCCCCACGACTGA
- a CDS encoding PPK2 family polyphosphate kinase produces MGTGSNIGKEADMADKDAKKGIAKDSDTERTLNKIENHLDTIRRAKTVSVRLAHVAKVSELLSSVWDLPPAQLLRFHSDMDVREVDPHALPGWGGDRGDAEHFMQISSLSIARYQRLLYANGTKKSNKRLLIVLQGMDASGKGGIVRHVFSQGDPMGIHYHGFGAPTDEERQHDYLWRVKRQLPQNGWIGIFDRSHYEDIVMPRIYGTVPEDQWRARYDEINTFEHDLVAGGCTILKIFLVSSKEEQKKHFLDRLDDPTKYWKFDPSDLEARERWDEYMDAWQEVFEKTSTDDAPWYIVPADNRWYSRAVASELLRISMRNMNLMWPPLSVDADEMRRRLEND; encoded by the coding sequence ATGGGTACCGGTAGCAATATCGGCAAGGAGGCTGACATGGCTGACAAGGACGCGAAGAAGGGGATCGCCAAGGATTCCGACACGGAAAGAACACTGAACAAGATCGAGAATCATCTTGACACCATCAGACGCGCGAAAACCGTATCGGTGCGTTTGGCGCACGTGGCGAAGGTGAGTGAGCTGTTGAGCTCCGTATGGGATCTGCCACCGGCACAGCTGCTGCGCTTCCATTCCGACATGGATGTCCGTGAAGTCGATCCTCATGCGCTTCCTGGTTGGGGCGGCGACCGTGGCGACGCCGAGCATTTCATGCAGATCAGCTCGTTGAGCATCGCGCGATACCAGCGCCTGCTGTATGCGAACGGTACGAAGAAATCGAACAAGCGTCTGCTGATCGTGCTGCAAGGCATGGACGCCTCCGGCAAGGGCGGCATCGTCCGTCATGTATTCAGTCAGGGCGACCCGATGGGCATCCACTACCACGGGTTCGGCGCCCCCACCGACGAGGAGAGGCAGCATGATTATCTGTGGCGCGTGAAACGGCAGCTGCCGCAGAATGGCTGGATCGGCATTTTCGACCGCTCCCATTACGAGGACATCGTGATGCCGCGCATCTACGGCACGGTTCCGGAAGACCAGTGGCGTGCACGCTACGACGAGATCAACACGTTCGAGCATGATCTGGTGGCCGGCGGCTGCACGATTCTGAAGATCTTCCTCGTGTCCAGCAAGGAGGAGCAGAAGAAGCATTTTCTTGACCGGTTGGACGATCCGACGAAGTATTGGAAATTCGATCCGAGCGATCTGGAAGCGCGTGAACGCTGGGACGAATATATGGACGCATGGCAGGAGGTCTTTGAGAAGACCAGCACCGATGACGCGCCCTGGTACATCGTTCCGGCGGATAATCGCTGGTATTCCAGGGCCGTGGCGTCGGAATTGCTTCGTATCAGCATGCGCAACATGAATCTCATGTGGCCGCCGCTTTCGGTGGATGCGGATGAGATGAGACGCCGTTTGGAGAACGATTAA
- a CDS encoding DEAD/DEAH box helicase, with the protein MSDETTYGSLGRLAPDWASGEGARNLTADDIYERFFDWAIDVKGIEPWPHQEEAIMDILAGDHVILNTPTGSGKSLVALGMHFAALCTGRRSYYTAPIKALVSEKFFDLIEVFGRENVGMITGDSHINADAPIICCTAEILANQALREGEHADVGLVAMDEFHYFGDPERGWAWQVPLLTLPQTQFLLMSATLGNVDAIANKLSELNDTPDVDVIANAPRPVPLNYEYTLDPLERTVELAYKDGSTPIYVVHFSQDAALETAQALASTGVSSKEQRNAIAEAIKGVKFTTAFGKILQRLLRTGIGVHHAGMLPRYRRLVEQLAQQGLLSVICGTDTLGVGINVPIHCVVLTALTKYDGNKMRKLKAREFHQIAGRAGRMGFDTEGLVIAEAPEFEIENQKAIAKAGGDPKKLKKIKRKKAPEGFVNWNQNTFDKLIDAEPETLVPHLKITHSMVLNEVEQGGDARERIDRLIDDSAQTPDQKERLHQRADEIFQTLFDTEVIETERRSDGSLDYLMTLDMPDDFALDQPLSPFLLAALELLDPESETYALDVISMVEATLEDPRQVLRAQERAAKDKAMADMKADGLDYDERMDRLAEITYPKPLEDLLDAAFTKYRHDVPWANDYWLSPKSVVRDMVETASDFTGYIARYNIARSEGTLLRYLSDAYRSLARTVPVEKRDERLKDIIAWLRVLVRSIDSSLVDEWENAGNTSDEASQAAASLAAPGSGNDVVEDRRGLTVLVRNAMFRRVQLMDLDRPEELGALDKDWGYGVHEWEDALDDYYDEHEYVNVDAEARSPKLFMLDDTHERDEHTWKVRQIIDDSDGDHDWAITGVVDLDATQNGGEVVFFDYSVGN; encoded by the coding sequence ATGAGTGATGAGACAACCTATGGTTCCCTGGGGCGGCTTGCCCCGGATTGGGCGAGCGGAGAAGGGGCTCGCAACCTGACGGCGGACGATATCTACGAGCGGTTCTTCGACTGGGCCATCGATGTCAAAGGCATCGAGCCATGGCCCCATCAGGAAGAAGCCATTATGGATATTCTCGCCGGGGACCATGTTATTTTGAACACGCCTACAGGGTCGGGCAAATCCCTGGTGGCGTTGGGCATGCATTTCGCGGCCCTGTGCACCGGTCGCCGTTCGTACTATACGGCTCCAATCAAGGCGCTGGTCAGCGAGAAATTCTTCGATCTGATCGAAGTGTTCGGACGTGAGAACGTAGGCATGATCACCGGCGACAGCCATATCAACGCCGACGCGCCGATCATCTGCTGCACCGCCGAGATTCTGGCCAATCAGGCGTTGCGCGAAGGCGAGCATGCCGATGTCGGTTTGGTCGCTATGGATGAGTTCCACTATTTCGGCGATCCCGAACGCGGCTGGGCATGGCAGGTGCCGTTGCTCACCCTGCCGCAAACGCAGTTTCTGCTGATGAGCGCCACATTGGGCAATGTGGACGCCATCGCGAACAAGCTTTCCGAGCTGAACGACACGCCGGATGTGGACGTCATCGCCAATGCCCCACGCCCTGTTCCGCTGAACTATGAATACACGCTTGATCCGCTTGAACGCACGGTCGAGCTGGCCTACAAGGATGGGTCAACGCCTATCTATGTCGTGCACTTCTCGCAGGATGCGGCGCTGGAAACGGCGCAGGCGCTGGCCTCCACCGGCGTATCCAGCAAGGAGCAGCGCAACGCCATCGCGGAAGCCATCAAAGGCGTGAAGTTCACCACGGCGTTCGGCAAGATTCTGCAACGCTTGCTGCGCACCGGCATCGGCGTGCACCATGCTGGCATGCTGCCGCGGTATCGCAGGCTGGTCGAACAGCTGGCCCAGCAGGGGCTGCTTTCGGTGATCTGCGGCACCGATACGCTGGGCGTCGGCATCAACGTGCCTATTCACTGTGTGGTGCTTACCGCCCTGACCAAATACGATGGCAATAAGATGCGTAAGCTCAAGGCGCGCGAATTCCATCAGATCGCGGGTCGAGCCGGGCGTATGGGGTTCGACACCGAAGGATTGGTGATTGCCGAAGCGCCGGAATTCGAAATCGAGAACCAAAAGGCCATAGCCAAGGCCGGAGGCGACCCGAAGAAGCTGAAGAAGATCAAGCGCAAGAAGGCTCCCGAAGGGTTCGTGAACTGGAACCAGAACACCTTCGACAAGCTTATCGACGCTGAGCCGGAAACGCTGGTCCCGCACTTGAAGATCACGCATTCCATGGTGCTTAACGAGGTGGAACAGGGCGGCGATGCCAGGGAGCGCATCGATCGGCTCATCGACGATTCGGCGCAGACCCCGGATCAGAAGGAGCGCCTGCATCAGCGGGCCGACGAGATCTTCCAGACCCTGTTCGACACGGAGGTCATCGAGACCGAACGCCGCTCCGACGGCAGCCTGGACTATCTGATGACGCTCGATATGCCCGACGATTTCGCGCTCGACCAGCCGTTGTCGCCGTTCCTGCTGGCCGCGCTCGAACTGCTCGACCCCGAGTCGGAAACCTATGCGCTTGACGTGATCTCCATGGTCGAGGCCACGCTCGAAGACCCACGGCAGGTATTGCGTGCGCAGGAACGCGCGGCGAAGGACAAGGCCATGGCCGATATGAAGGCCGACGGCCTGGACTATGACGAGCGCATGGACAGGCTCGCCGAAATCACCTATCCGAAGCCGTTGGAGGATCTGCTTGATGCGGCTTTCACCAAGTATCGTCACGATGTGCCATGGGCGAACGATTACTGGCTGAGCCCGAAATCCGTGGTGCGTGACATGGTCGAAACCGCTTCGGACTTCACCGGCTATATCGCCCGATACAACATCGCGCGTTCCGAAGGCACCCTGCTGCGCTATCTGTCCGATGCCTACCGTTCGCTGGCACGTACCGTGCCGGTCGAAAAACGCGACGAACGGCTGAAAGACATCATCGCCTGGCTGCGCGTGCTGGTGCGTTCCATCGATTCCAGTCTGGTGGACGAATGGGAGAACGCCGGCAATACGTCGGATGAGGCGTCGCAGGCCGCGGCGTCGCTGGCCGCGCCCGGCTCCGGCAACGATGTGGTCGAAGACAGGCGAGGGCTTACCGTGCTGGTGCGCAACGCCATGTTCCGCCGTGTGCAGCTTATGGATCTTGACAGGCCCGAGGAGCTCGGCGCCCTCGACAAGGACTGGGGCTACGGCGTGCATGAATGGGAGGATGCGCTTGACGATTACTACGACGAGCACGAGTATGTGAACGTCGATGCCGAGGCCCGCTCGCCCAAGCTGTTCATGCTGGACGACACGCACGAACGCGACGAGCACACATGGAAGGTGCGCCAGATCATCGACGATTCCGATGGCGACCACGATTGGGCCATCACCGGCGTGGTCGATCTTGACGCCACACAGAACGGCGGCGAAGTGGTGTTCTTCGACTATTCGGTCGGAAACTGA
- the nrdR gene encoding transcriptional regulator NrdR — translation MHCPYCHHSETKVIETRVSEDGYSIRRRRLCLHCNRRFTTLETTTLLVEKRSGSLEPFNRDKVISGVRKACQGRPVQESDLKKLGQRVEEDLRSAGQAQVTSAEVGKAILKPLRDLDEVAYMRFASVYQNFENLEDFQKAINELRNGGEDQEA, via the coding sequence ATGCATTGCCCATATTGTCATCATTCTGAAACCAAGGTCATTGAGACTCGTGTCAGCGAGGACGGATACTCCATCCGTCGCCGGCGCCTCTGCCTGCACTGCAACCGTCGCTTCACCACGTTGGAGACCACTACGCTGCTGGTGGAGAAGCGGTCCGGCAGTCTTGAGCCGTTCAATCGCGATAAGGTGATTTCCGGGGTTCGCAAGGCATGCCAGGGCCGGCCGGTGCAGGAATCCGACCTGAAGAAGCTGGGGCAGCGGGTCGAGGAGGACCTTCGTTCCGCCGGCCAGGCGCAGGTCACGTCGGCGGAAGTGGGCAAGGCGATCCTCAAGCCGTTGCGCGATCTGGACGAAGTGGCCTATATGCGGTTTGCGAGCGTGTACCAGAATTTCGAGAATCTCGAGGATTTCCAAAAGGCGATCAACGAATTGCGCAATGGGGGCGAAGACCAGGAAGCGTAG
- a CDS encoding LysM peptidoglycan-binding domain-containing protein yields the protein MFERVVAMFGCTMGLRASADERIDADERDSAVVHMRHLGKALRAPGVRVVDVRGVVRRKCGCLLVALFAVALVWLAADMMMLPKADSATLPTHVVSYTVRPGDTLWAYASSITSQGGDVARTVDELMALNELDSAVLVPGQRIIVPAD from the coding sequence ATGTTCGAAAGGGTGGTTGCGATGTTCGGGTGCACAATGGGGTTGCGGGCAAGTGCCGACGAGCGGATCGATGCCGATGAAAGAGATAGCGCCGTGGTTCACATGCGTCACCTCGGCAAGGCGTTGCGTGCGCCTGGCGTGCGCGTGGTTGATGTGCGTGGGGTTGTACGAAGAAAATGCGGCTGCCTGCTTGTGGCGCTGTTTGCTGTTGCGCTCGTATGGCTGGCGGCGGATATGATGATGCTGCCCAAGGCCGATTCCGCGACATTGCCTACGCATGTGGTGAGCTACACGGTGCGCCCCGGAGATACCCTGTGGGCGTATGCATCATCGATCACCTCGCAGGGAGGAGATGTTGCGCGAACGGTGGACGAGCTGATGGCGCTTAACGAACTCGATTCGGCAGTGCTGGTTCCCGGGCAGCGGATAATCGTGCCGGCCGACTAA
- the lexA gene encoding transcriptional repressor LexA, with translation MSDVPPKPQADATASDLTDRQLQVLKAITTYQNERGFVPSFREIGAAAGLKSPSSVKHQLQTLEDKGYIRLNANKGRAVEILHDPFSEEPSGANRAEGDSRHDMATIIPFPSQNTSEAVLESRDIPLVGRIAAGTPITAEQHIDDVMRLPERLTGSGGNLFMLEVHGDSMIDAAICNGDFVVVREQHTAVNGDIVAALLDGEATVKTFRKDKGHVWLMPHNPAYSPIDGTYATIMGKVVTVLRKL, from the coding sequence ATGAGCGATGTCCCCCCTAAGCCGCAGGCAGACGCCACTGCGTCCGATCTCACCGACCGCCAGCTTCAGGTGCTCAAGGCGATCACCACGTATCAGAACGAGCGCGGCTTCGTCCCCTCGTTTCGTGAAATCGGCGCGGCAGCAGGTCTGAAAAGCCCTTCGTCGGTCAAACATCAGCTGCAAACACTGGAAGACAAAGGCTATATCCGCCTCAACGCCAATAAGGGCAGAGCCGTCGAGATCCTGCACGACCCGTTCTCCGAGGAACCTTCGGGGGCGAACCGTGCCGAGGGCGACTCCCGACACGACATGGCCACCATCATCCCCTTCCCCTCGCAAAACACCAGCGAGGCCGTTCTGGAATCGCGAGACATTCCGCTGGTGGGGCGCATCGCCGCAGGAACACCAATCACCGCCGAACAGCATATCGACGACGTCATGCGCCTGCCCGAGCGCCTTACCGGCTCCGGCGGCAATCTATTCATGCTGGAGGTACACGGCGATTCCATGATCGACGCCGCGATCTGCAACGGCGATTTCGTGGTGGTGCGCGAACAGCATACGGCGGTGAACGGCGATATCGTGGCGGCGCTGCTCGACGGCGAGGCGACGGTAAAGACCTTCCGCAAGGACAAGGGCCACGTGTGGCTTATGCCGCACAATCCCGCCTACTCCCCCATCGACGGCACCTATGCCACCATCATGGGAAAGGTTGTCACCGTCCTGCGAAAGCTGTAG
- a CDS encoding cation diffusion facilitator family transporter, which yields MAHTHTASHVEGNQQRLMATLAVTVTVFIVEVVAAFITDSLALLTDAGHMLTDVSVLAASTITAILMRRKPNSTRTWGWARLEVITAACGALVLLFVGIYALFEACMRLFGDSETAISDVRLLLFVGILGLVANIVSITILSSQRGDNMNMKAAFLEVMNDALGSVAVVASALVMLTTGWDKFDAIAGGIIALMMIPRAIKLLHNAVRVLLEETPQGLDLDEVRKHLESVPRVVAVHDLHASTVSTGLPILMAHVVVENGLTMEDGAAILKQLQDCLREHFPVSVPHTTFQLEPEGYDSPSAGEMHR from the coding sequence ATGGCGCATACGCATACCGCCTCCCATGTCGAGGGGAATCAGCAACGGCTGATGGCGACATTGGCCGTCACCGTCACCGTGTTCATCGTCGAGGTCGTGGCGGCGTTCATCACCGATTCGTTGGCGCTGCTCACCGACGCCGGGCATATGCTCACTGATGTTTCCGTACTGGCCGCCTCGACCATCACCGCCATACTGATGCGCCGCAAACCCAACAGCACCCGCACCTGGGGTTGGGCAAGGCTTGAGGTCATCACCGCCGCATGCGGTGCGCTGGTGCTGCTGTTCGTGGGCATCTACGCGCTGTTCGAGGCATGCATGCGACTGTTCGGCGATTCCGAAACGGCGATCAGCGATGTTCGGCTTCTGCTGTTCGTCGGCATATTGGGGCTGGTGGCCAACATCGTCTCCATCACCATTCTTTCCTCGCAGCGCGGCGACAATATGAATATGAAGGCCGCGTTCCTTGAAGTGATGAACGACGCACTGGGTTCGGTAGCCGTGGTCGCATCCGCCCTGGTCATGCTCACAACCGGCTGGGATAAGTTCGACGCGATCGCGGGCGGCATCATCGCACTGATGATGATCCCCCGCGCAATCAAACTGCTGCACAACGCCGTCCGTGTACTGCTGGAGGAGACCCCGCAGGGGCTGGATCTCGATGAGGTGCGCAAGCATCTGGAATCGGTGCCGCGCGTAGTCGCCGTGCATGATCTGCACGCCAGCACCGTCTCGACGGGTCTACCGATTCTGATGGCGCATGTGGTGGTGGAGAACGGCCTGACCATGGAGGATGGCGCTGCCATTCTCAAGCAGCTGCAGGACTGCCTGCGCGAGCATTTCCCCGTGTCCGTGCCGCACACCACCTTCCAGCTCGAGCCGGAGGGCTACGACTCCCCCTCCGCCGGCGAGATGCATCGCTGA